The genomic stretch ATATTTTAAGGTGACCGAACTGGAATCCACAGGGCGCAATTCCTCCCCGTACTGATAGAACAGTTTGCCATCATTTTTAACAATGGTTTCCTTGAACTCATCCATCACATCGGTATAGGTAGAGGTATGCATCCAACCCGTTTTCTCGTTGAAGCCCTGATACACAAAAAACTGACCCCAAGTCACCGCTCCATAGGCATTCAAACCTTCTTCGCTGACCACGTGCACTTCCCCCCTAAAATAAAATGAAGTGTGCGGATTGATCAGCAGCATCGCATTCCCGGATTCCGTCAATTCCCCAGAAATGGCGATGCCATTGGAACCTTGCGGCTCGGCCATTTCTTCTTCTTTTTTGAGCTGAAGGGCCTCCATTTCGGGCAATTCCATACCGCTCTCATAAAAACTCTTGATTTTTCTTGTGGATATACGCTCAATATCCCCTCCAATGGAGCCTTCGCTAAAATACATGGGCATCCAAGGCTCGAAACGGGTCAATAATTTCGGCTTTACCTCCGGATGGGTGTGCAAGTAGTAATTGATTCCATCCGCAAAGGCATCACATAGTTCCTTTAACCACGCTGGACTGTTTTCGTAATTGGCCTTGGCCTCTTCTTCCGTCATAAACAATTTGGCACGAAGGTCACTGTACAGCGCCTCTTCCCCTTCCACTTCGGCCAATCGCCCCGTGGCCCAAATATAATTTTGTTCAACCCTGTTAAAATCATCCTCGCATTGTGCATATAGCAGACCAAAAACGGCATCGGCATCTGTTTTTCCATAAATATGTGGTACGCCAAAATCGTCTCGGATTATGGTAATATTTTCCGCTTGTGCCTCCCACTGTTCCACCTCGGTACGGGGTTTTTCAGCACAGGAAATGAACAGGAATAATACGGCAAGGATTGTAATTCTCATTTAGGGAATCGGTTTAGTTAGTTTTTGTGAAAATACGGGAAATCGGGAACAATTACCAACTTCCACTGGCGCCACCACCACCAGAGCTCCCGCCTCCGCCAGAGAAGCTGCTGGACGAACCGCTCCGGGAACTGGATCCAAAGGAATGGGTGCCCGAAGAGGAAAAGGTTTTCTTTATATAGGTCTTGTCGGATTTAAAAAGCGACAGTTTAAAGTCTTTGTCCCCTTTCTTCCTGATTTTTAGGATTGCCAAGAGTACGGTGATAACAATAAATGTCAAAATGACCCCAAAAACCCAAGTGAAATCTTTGGCCATTCCATTCAACAAATCATCATAACCAAGCAACATGGCCATAAAAAACAGGGGTATTCCAATAAAGACCAATCCAAAAATCAATGGAAACATCATGAAAATTCCCATGAACACCCCTCGTACCACTGCCAGTTTTCCAGTAAAAATGCCCCGGATTATTTCGATAACCGTGGAATAGCCCTTATAAAAAACGAATCCCCCTGCGGCTACGAACATCATCAAAAACAAGCCAATAATTATATATAACCACCAAGGCACTTCAGCCTCGGCATCTATCTCCGCTTTAAACTCGTCCAATGCTTCCGGATTGTTCAGGAATTCGATGATCTGATCGGTGGCCAAATCGATTCCCTCAAAGTAATTTTCTTCCTTAACTCTGGGAATCATGGTGTTTCGGATAATACGCGATGCAACGGCATCGGTGATATAAGGTTCCAAACCATAGCCCACCTCAATTCGCACTTTCCTATCGAGTTCCGAGAACAGAATCAATACGCCATTGTCATCGCCGGACTGTCCCAATTTATTTTGATTAAAGACCATCAGTGCATACTGTTCAATAGTCTCGTTCCCTAAATCATCAATGGTCAAGACCACCAATTGATTGGTGGTTTCCGATTCAAATTGATACAACTTGGTGCGAAGTTCTTCAAGTTGTGATGGGGTAAAAATCTGTGCATTGTCCGTAACGATTTCGGTCAATTTGGGATACTCTAGCTGTGCCGCGCACAGCGAGCAAATCAAAAAAATAAGACCAAAGCATTTCGTTTTTAGCATAATTTTTCAAATTTGGAACCTCTAAATATAGCATTTGTATTCTTTCCATACTCAAAACACTATCTGTGCAACATCCTTTTAAATTGATGTAACTTGCAAACTCTTTCTAAAAAAAAATATGCCCGATAAAAAAGTAAGCATCCTCACCGCATTTAAAACCATTATTTGGCCCAAACGCAAGCTCGTTTTTATTGGCCTTTTTTTGATTGCCGTCAGCAAAGCGGCCAGTTTTGTGGCGCCGATTGCCTCCAGATACCTCATCGATAACGTTATCGTGAACAAAGATGTGGATATGCTCAAATATCTGGTCGCCGGGGTTATGTTGGCCATTTTGGTACAGGCGGTCACTTCCTTTTTATTGACCAAAATTTTAAGCGTTCAGGCGCAATATCTGATTTCAGAACTGCGGGCTCAGGTGCAGAAAAAAGTGCTGGCATTGCCCGTTCGCTTTTTTGATAATGCAAAGTCGGGTGCTTTGGTTTCCCGAATTATGTCGGATGTTGAAGGAGTCCGGAATTTAATCGGCACCGGTTTGGTGCAACTGGTCGGTGGAATCATCACAGCGGTGGTTTCTGTGACATTGCTTATGAAAATCAGTGTGTTTATGACGCTTTTCACCTTTATTCCGCTGACCATTTTTGCCATCATCGCTTTAAAAGCATTCAAAATCATCCGCCCCATTTTCAGAAATCGCGGCAAGATCAATGCTGAAGTTAAAGGCAGATTGACGGAAACCTTGGGCGGAATCCGCGTCATTAAAGGTTTTAATGCCGAAAAACAGGAAGAAGAAGTGTTTGAAGTGGGAGTGGAACGTTTGTATGAAAATGTAAAAAAGAGCTTGACCACTACCGCTTTTATGACCAGTTCCTCCACCTTTTTATTGGGTGTGGCTACCACGAGCGTGATGGGTTTTGGTGGGTATAAAATCATTCAAGGCACCCTTACCGTAGGGCAATTTGTGGAGTTTACCGTGTTGTTGGGTTTGATGATTGCCCCCATTGTGCAAATGAGCAGCGTGGGAAGCCAATTGACGGAGGCCTTGGCCGGCTTGGACCGCACCGAGGAATTGATGAATCTGGAAGAAGAATCGGACGAAGAAAACCGAAACATCGTTTTGGATAATGTGGTCGGTAAAATGTCTTTTTCCGATGTCTCTTTTTCCTATGAGGAAGACAAACAAGTCCTGCACAGCATCAGTTTTGATGTGGAACCCGGGCAGGTTATCGCTTTGGTCGGGAGTTCCGGTTCGGGCAAATCCACCATTGCCGGTTTGGCCGCCAGTTTTTTAAACCCAGATTCGGGGAAAATTACCATTGATGGGCACGACCTTTCCAAAGTAAATTTGAACAGTTTCCGTCAGCATTTGGGCGTTGTGCTGCAAGATGATTTTTTGTTTGAAGGCAGCATTCGGGAAAATATACTTTTCCCACGACCCGATGCCAGTGAAGAAAAATTACGCGAAGCTGTGAAAGCCGCCTACGTGGATGAATTTACCGATCGTTTTGACAAAGGTTTGGATACGCTTATTGGGGAACGTGGCGTTAAGCTCTCGGGTGGTCAGCGCCAGCGTATTGCCATTGCACGGGCCATTTTGGCCGACCCAAAAATATTGGTTTTGGATGAGGCCACATCAAGCTTGGATACCGAATCCGAAGCACTTATTCAAAAAAGTTTGGGGGAGTTGACCAAAGGCAGGACCACTTTTGTAATTGCACACCGACTGAGCACTATTCGCAAGGCGGACCAAATTTTAGTGATTGAAAACGGTCACATACTGGAACAGGGCACCCACGAAAAATTAATTGCTTCCGAAGGAAGATATTACAATCTGTTTACCTACCAAGCAAGGATTTAAGCTTCCTCAGGAGCGAGTTCAACTTCAAGACCATCCAAGTCTTCCGTAATATGGATTTGGCAACCCAAGCGACTGTTGTCCTTCACAAAAAAGGCTTCGGCCAACATTGCTTCCTCGTCATCCGACTTTTCCGGAAGCTCATGGTCGGATTGCACATAGCATTGGCAAGAAGCGCACATTGCCATCCCACCACAAATTCCGATGGTTCCCTCCGGAGCAAGTTCGTAGGAACGAACCACTTCCATCAGGTTCATGTTCATATCTGTTGGTGCATCCACTTCGTGCGAAACACCTTCACGGTCGGTTATCTTTAGCTTTATATCACTCATAATCTTTCTAGGGACACCCCTAAAGTCCCCTCAAGGGGACATTTATACTAATAATTAATCAATTGCTTTGACCACCGCTTTCGGCGCTTCTTTTTTACTGCCATCAAATCCTGTAACACCGCCAACGGTGGTATACTTCATGACATATTTTTTATCGGGGAATATTTTTTGATAGGCACTTTGGCACATCAACGTGGCTTCGTGGAAACCGCAAAGGATCAATTTTAATTTCCCAGGGTAGGTATTGACATCCCCAATGGCATAGATACCAGGGATATTGGTTTGGTAATCGTACGTGTTATCCACCTTGATGGCATTTTTCTCTATTTCGAGTCCCCAATTGGAAATGGACCCTAATTTTGGTGATAATCCAAACAACGGAATAAAGTTATCTACCTCGACATCCTTTTCTTCGGATGTGGCCGTGTCCTTAACGGTAACTTTCTCCAATTGGCTTTCTCCCTTGAGCGCAACCACTTCGGCGGGGGTGATCAAATTGATTTTGCCCTCATTTTTGAGCTGTTGTACTTTCTCCACGGAATCCAAGGCACCCCTAAATTCGTTTCTGCGGTGAACCAAGGTCACTTCTTTGGCAATATCGGCCAAAAAGATGGACCAGTCCAAAGCGGAATCTCCTCCACCTGCGATCAACACTTTTTTGCCTCGGTAGATTTCCGGTTCTTTGATCATGTAGGCCACTCCGTTGTCCTCATACTTTTCCAGGTCCTTCAACAATGGCTTTCGTGGTTCAAAACTTCCCAGGCCGCCAGCAATGGCAACTACGGGAGCGTGATGCTTGGTTCCTTTGTTGGTTGTGACGATAAATGACCCATCTTCCAATTTCTCAATGGTCTCGGCACGCTCGCCCAGGGTAAAACCGGGCTGAAACGGTTTTATCTGCTCCATGAGATTGTCCACCAAATCGCCCGCCAATACTTCGGGATAACCGGGAATGTCGTAAATGGGTTTCTTTGGGTATATTTCCGAACATTGTCCGCCTGCTTGCGGCAATGCATCGATTAAATGACATTTGAGTTGTAAAAGGCCGGCTTCAAAAACAGCAAAGAGACCCGTAGGTCCCGCTCCAATTATCAGAATATCTGTTTTGATCATATACTAGGGGTTTTGGCGCGCAACTTAGTGCATGCCCAAAAAAAGATTTATGATTTTTATCAGTTAGGAGATATTGATGACTTCCTCGATTTGTGGCGCGTACTTTTTAATGGTCATTTCCACACCACTTTTCAAGGTCATTTGGTTTACACTGCATCCGATGCAGTTTCCTTCCAAACGCACTTTTACTGTATTGTCCTCGATGGATATCAAAGTAATATCTCCTCCATCGCTCTGTAAAAATGGACGTATTTCTTCCAACGCCTTTTCTACATTACTTCTTGTTTCTTCTGATGTCATTGTTGTCATGCTCATTTCTTTTTAACAGCGGCACAACCGGCCATTGTTGTAATCTTTATTGCTTCGGTCGGAGGAAGGTCCGTATTTCTTCTTACAACTTCCTGAACCACATTTTTGGTAAGCTCCTCAAAGGCTTCTTCGGTAGGGGTCGCTGTCTGTAATGCTGCCGGCCTTCCAACATCTCCGGCCTCTCGAATGCTCTGTACCAATGGAATCTCTCCTAAAAACGGCACATCCAAATCTTCTGATAGGTTTTTTGCACCGTTCTCTCCAAAGATGTGATATTTGTTATCTGGCAGTTCCGCTGGTGTAAAATACGCCATATTCTCCACGATTCCCAATACGGGCACATTAATGGCCTCTTGCTGGAACATGGCCACTCCTTTTCTGGCATCGGCCAAAGCGATTTCTTGCGGAGTGCTCACCACTACCGCACCGGTTACGGGCAAGGATTGCATTATGCTCAAATGGATATCCCCGGTTCCCGGTGGCAAATCCAACAACAGGAAGTCCAATTCGCCCCAATGAGCATCAAAGATCATTTGGTTCAATGCTTTTGCAGCCATGGGCCCTCTCCAAATCACGGCTTGGTTGGGCTGGGTGAAAAATCCTATGGAAAGTAATTTTACCCCATAGTTTTCGATGGGCTTCATCTTGGCCTTGCCATCCACATTGATGGACAATGGTTTCTCCGTGGCCACATCGAACATAATGGGCATGGATGGCCCATAGATATCCGTATCCAACAGTCCCACTTTAAAGCCCATTTTGGCCAAAGTAACAGCGATATTGGCGGTTACGGTAGATTTACCTACGCCACCTTTCCCGGATGCTACGGCTATGATATTCTGGATTCCCGGAATTGGGTTTCCCTTTATTTGATTTACTTTAGGTTTTGCGGGGGCTTCAACTTTTAGGTTGACCTTTATTTTTGCTTTCTCGTATACTTCTCGGTGAATACATTTCAATATTTCCACCTCGGTCTTCTTCTTTGCCTGTAGACTCGGGTTTTTTATCGTTACATCCACCTCAACCTCATCACCAAAAACTTGAACATTGGTAACCGAACCACTCTCCACCAAGTTCTGTCCTTCGCCGGGAGCCGATATTTTTTCCAATGCCTTAAGAATGTCCACTTTTTTCAGCTTCATGTATCCTGATTTTATATGCAGTCGTTTAAATCAATTCTAAATTACAAAGATACGGTGTTGGTCTTAGATTAAGAAGTTAGCGTGCTGAATTTCAAAAAAATCAGTTTTAAAATAAGGGTAATGCAATAAACACGGTTACCGGGCACAAAAGAGTTTTATTATTGTGTTGGTTTTTTGAAAAAATGTAGTTTAGAAGCTGCTATTTGAAATTATCGACCAACATGCTACCAAAAACCAAAATTTCCCTCATTTTTCTTTTGTTTATTTCGTTGACATGGCTCTCATGTTCCACCAATAAAAACACTTTCACCAAACGGGATGTGAAAAAGTCGGAAAAATTGATCGGGCTTCATTTTGCGAACAAAAATATTGATACCCTTTACCCCTATTTAAAAAGAAACCGCAGCGGTTTTGATTCATTGCGCAAATATCCTGTGGGAAATGATGTGTTTCCTGCCATCCGTTTTGACCCCACCCCATTTGGCTTTATCATGCCAACGCAACACAATGGGACGGAATGGGAAATACCTGATAATGTTGACATTCCAGAGCCATACGATTTATTGGCATTTTACACCATTCCGCAATTGGCTTCCTTGATTAAAAATCAGAAAATAACCTCAACGGAGCTGACGAAATTTTTCTTGGCCCGACTCAAAAAATATCAGCCGGCACTCCAATGCAGCATCAGCATAACCGATAGTTTGGCATTGGCACAGGCCAAGCGTGCCGATGAGGAAATCAAAAACGGTAAGTATCGCGGCATCTTGCACGGCATTCCCTACGGGACGAAAGATTTGATGGCGGTTCCCGGCTACCCGACCACTTGGGGAGCTGCTCCGTACAAGGACCAGATTATTGATGAAACGGCCACGGTTGTGAAAAAACTGGAGGATGCCGGAGCCATTTTAGTGGCCAAATTGGTTTCAGGCGCGTTGGCCCGTGGCGATGTTTGGTTCGATGGGAAAACCAAAAATCCCTGGGACACTACTCAAGGCGCCAGTGGTTCTTCGGCAGGTTCGGGTTCCGCAACTTCGGCCGGGCTTGTTCCTTTTGCATTGGGAACGGAAACCTTGGGCTCCATTACTTCCCCAAGTACGCGAAACGGGGTTACAGGCCTCCGCCCAACTTACGGCAGGGTGAGCCGCCACGGAGTGATGAGCTTGAGCTGGTCCATGGACAAGGTTGGTCCGTTGGGACGAAATGCCGAGGATTGTGCCATTGTTTTTGAGGCCATTCAGGGAAAGGACAAGAATGACCTGACCACCGTTGATCTGCCTTTTGGCGTGGATTGGAAAAAAGATTTCAAAAAACTAAAAGTGGCTTATTTGAAAAAAGACATCGAAGAAGACACGACACAAACAGGCGATAATCTGAGAAATGCACTGAAATCCCTTAAGAAATTGGGCATTGAACCCACCGCGGTTGAAATGCCAGAGGATGTGCCCTATCGCGGATTTGACATTATCCTGAGAGCCGAAGCGGGTGCTTTTTTTGATGAACTTGTACGTTCGGGCGGCGTTGACACCATGGTGGAACAGGACCAACGTTCCCGTGCCAATTCCTTGCGGCAAAGCAGGTTTATTCCCGCCGTGGAATATATTCAGGCAAACAGGCAGCGCCAAGTGCTTATTCAAAAAATGCACGATTTGATGAAGGATTACGATGTGCTTATTTCGCCCACATTTGGAAATGACCAACTTTTGGCCACCAACCTAACAGGCCATCCCGTAATTGCGGTTCCGACGGGTCTGGATGACAAGAACCATCCTACAAGCATGACTTTTGTGGGCAATTTGTATGGTGAAGAAAGTATTTTACTATTGGCCAAAGCATTTCAGGACAACACTTCTTTTGATGAATTACATCCTCCCGGCTATTGATCAAAGCTCTGTGGCAGGATTCCAAAAATATTTCTGGAAGTCAACAATTTGATTGTCTTTCACTGGGATGCCCTCGTTTTCCAGAAGTTGCTGCATAATGTTGCTTCCATCAAAATGATGCTTGCCCGTTAACACCCCTACGCGATTCACTACGCGGTGCGCAGGGACATCTTTTGCCAAGGAATTGTTCATGGCCCAACCTACCATTCTGGCACTGCGTGCGGCTCCCAGATATTTGGCTATGGCACCATAGGAGGTTACCCTGCCGTAGGGAATCTGTTTGGCGACTTCGTAGACTTTGTCAAAGAAGTTTTCTTCCATATCAGCGGTACATAATTCGAATTAGGGTAATTATGAGCAACAAGAGCATCAACGCGCTCAAAATGTAGTTGGAGTTCTTGGAGAAACGGTTGGTCTTGGTCTCCATCTTATCAAAATAAAAGGTATAGAGGTACAAAACCGAAAATGTTCCGGCCCCTGCGGCAAATACAAAAGTGGTGATGTCCTTGGCTTCGAACTTTATCCATCCCGCTTCGTTCCACATGGCGTTCAAGCCGCTGTAGTAGGGGATTGTCAGCAGATTGAGAGCGGCCAACAAAACTCCCTTGAAAAAACTGTTCTTTTTGCTCAGATTGACTTCTTTAATGGCTTGTGCCTTTGCTTTGTTGCGCTTTGCCATCACAAAAAAGTAAATGGCAAAAAAGGCGAAAACAACCACGGCAATTTTGAAGAGTACATCTATCACCTCAGGGTTACGGTACAAAAACTTAGAGATATAGACCGCAATATAGGCCTGTACCATAATGGTACTGGAAACTCCCAAACTAAAAATAATCCCGTTCAACTTTCCTTTTTCCACACTGACCTTAGCTGCGTTCATATTGAGCAAACCGGGAGGTACGGTGGCCATAAAGGCTGCCGAAAACGTGGCAAAAAAGAGAATGAGTACGTGGGTCATTGGTTAGTTGATCCTAAATTGGATGTAAGTAATTGGTTTTCCTTTTTCAAGATACTGATTTTCGTAGAAAGTCTGAATATCGAGAACTTCGCGAGGCGCTCCCTCATTTTTGTACACATCGTGATTGGCGTACAAAATTTCGTGCCCCAAACCTTGCAAAAGTCCAAGGGTATAGCCGTGCATGTACTCGCTATCCGTTTTTAGATTGATAAGCCCTCCTGGCTTCAAGATTTTTTTATATCGCTCCAAAAATACGGGGTTCGTCATTCGGTGCTTGGTGCGTTTGTACTTAATTTGTGGGTCTGGAAAGGTTATCCAAATTTCGCTAACCTCGCCTTCACCAAAAAGATGGTCCACCAATTCAATTTGGGTGCGCAAAAAAGCTACGTTGTCCAATTTTTCCTCCAACGCGGTTTTTGCACCGCGCCAAAACCTGGCTCCCTTTATATCTATTCCGATATGGTTTTTGTTTGGATTTATTTGGGCAAGTCCAACGGTATATTCGCCCTTGCCGCAGCCCAGTTCCAGCACAATGGGATTATCATTGCCAAAAAAAGATGCCCAATCGCCCTTATACTTGAATCCGTCCAAAACTTCCTCTCTTGTGGGCTGCACCACATTGGCAAATGTTTCGTTCTCTTTGAACCTTTTCAGTTTGTTCTTACTTCCCACTTTCGTATTGAATTGAGCAAAAAATTAATGATTTGGCAAAACTAAGGAAATCTAAAAGCAATTCGCATTTTGTTTTTTTGTTGTTATGAATTCTTCCAAACGTATTCTGGTCGCTCCATTGAACTGGGGCCTGGGACATGCCACTAGGTGCATCCCCATAATCCATGAATTGTTACGGCACGGACACCAACCCTATTTGGCTTCGGACGGGGTGGCATTATCCTTACTTAAAAAGGAATTTCCAAATTTGCCTGCTTTTGAACTGCCTTCTTACAAGATTTCGTATGCCGAAAAGGGGAAGAACTTCAAAATAAAAATGATCTGGGACTCGCCCAAAGTACTCAAGGCGATGTCAAAAGAAAAAAAAGCAGTCAAGCAATTGGTGAAGGAACATGGGCTGGACGGAATTATTTCCGACAATCGACTCGGTGCATACTATAAGAAAGTACCCTGTGTATTCATCACCCACCAACTCAATGTATTATCAGGAAACACGACGTGGATGAGCTCCAAGGCGCATCAAAAGATCATCAAAAAGTTTGATGCATGCTGGGTTCCCGATGTACAGGAAAAACCAAATTTGACCGGAAAATTGGGCCATTTGAAAAAGTCCAAATTGAACATAGCCTATTTGGGTCCTTTGAGCCGATTCGAGAAAAAAGAACTTCCCATTGTCAACGACCTTATGGTTCTGCTCTCTGGTCCCGAACCGCAACGCACCATGTTAGAGGAGAAACTTTTGCATGAATTACAGGGGTTCGAAGGCAGCATTCTTTTTGTAAAGGGCAAGATCGAAGATGAACAGGTTGTGGAAGAGATTCAAACTCCAAAAGGAAAAGTGTTGCATTACAACTTTATGAAATCCGACGAATTGGAGAAGGCCCTGAACCTAAGTGCAAAAGTCCTCTGCCGATCGGGCTACACCACTGTGATGGATCTTGCCAAACTGGAGAAAAGGGCGTTTTTTATTCCGACCCCCGGTCAGTATGAGCAGGAATATTTGGCCAAACGGATGCAAAAGCAAGGGCTTGTCCCCTTTAGTAAACAGGAAGATTTTAAATTAGCAGATCTGTCCCAAATAATGGATTATGATGGATTGGCTCAATTTGAATCCAGCGTCGATTTTTCCTCTTTGTTCGAAGTCTTCTCCACCTCTGGAAGCGAAGCCTTTTCCAACGTAAAAGAGAACTCGGAACCTACATCGACCTCGCTCTCAACATAGATTTTTTCGCCATGGGCCTCCACGATGTGCTTTACGATGGAGAGGCCAAGACCTGAGCCGCCCTCGGCACGGCTACCACTTTGGTCCACACGGTAAAAGCGTTCAAAAAGTCGTGGGATATGCTGCTTGGGAATACCTCCGCCATTATCGGTTACACGAACGATCACTTTGTTTTTAATGAGGTTTTCCACACTTACCTCTGTGGTTCCCTTCGGAAGACCGTATTTTATGGAGTTGACCAATAGATTACTGATAACCTGCTGTATCTTCTCCTTGTCCCCGTTTACGTAAATAGGATTTGGGTATTCCATATCAAAGGTGAGGGATATTTCCTTGCGTGCGGCTTTCATTTCCAAAAGGTCAAATGTGTTTTGTATAAGCTCGATAACATCAAAATCTTCCCTTTCCAACTTTAGTTCACCTGCTTCCAACTTGGTGATCAAATCAAGGTCCTTAACTATGTAGATGAGTCGTTCTACACCTTTGTTGGCGCGTTGCAGGTATTTTTTGCGGAGCTTTTTATCCTTCATGGCACCATCGAGCAAGGTCAAAATATAACCCTGTACGGTAAAAAGCGGCGTCTTTAACTCGTGGGATACATTGCCCAGAAAGTCCTTTCGGTATTCTTCACGGATTTTAAGGGTGTCTATCTCTATTTTCTTTCCTTCGGCAAATTTTTCTATTTCCTGTACCAAGGTGCGCATATCGGTGGTTAC from Flagellimonas oceani encodes the following:
- a CDS encoding sensor histidine kinase gives rise to the protein MAIKLKKSYKFALRSSLVITILITLVFIGFHMYVDHIDWSHTLFFALISFGICFAIIQIRVERFIYRRIKRIYDDVSLLESSSFSSKPVTTDMRTLVQEIEKFAEGKKIEIDTLKIREEYRKDFLGNVSHELKTPLFTVQGYILTLLDGAMKDKKLRKKYLQRANKGVERLIYIVKDLDLITKLEAGELKLEREDFDVIELIQNTFDLLEMKAARKEISLTFDMEYPNPIYVNGDKEKIQQVISNLLVNSIKYGLPKGTTEVSVENLIKNKVIVRVTDNGGGIPKQHIPRLFERFYRVDQSGSRAEGGSGLGLSIVKHIVEAHGEKIYVESEVDVGSEFSFTLEKASLPEVEKTSNKEEKSTLDSN